A genome region from Tursiops truncatus isolate mTurTru1 chromosome 15, mTurTru1.mat.Y, whole genome shotgun sequence includes the following:
- the LOC117308154 gene encoding cardiotrophin-2-like: MSYHLPPAPCLLTLLLPPLSLGAPISPAEPISQAYSLALYMQKNTSTLLQTYLQCQGSPFSDPGFSAPELQLSSLPPAAVSFKTWHVLNDRERLSCAQGAFLALTQHLQLVGDDQSDLNPGSPILLAQLGAATLRAQGLLGNMAAIMTALGLPIPPEEDTLGLVPLGAWAFERKCRGYVVTQEYGHWTDRAVRDLALLKAKYPG, encoded by the exons ATGAGCTATCACCTGCCGC CCGCCCCCTGCCTGCTGACCCTGCTGCTGCCACCCCTCAGTCTGGGAGCCCCCATCTCCCCAGCTGAGCCCATCAGTCAAGCCTACAGCCTGGCACTCTACATGCAGAAGAATACTTCAACACTGCTGCAGACTTAT CTCCAGTGCCAAGGCAGCCCCTTTAGTGATCCTGGCTTCTCAGCGCCAGAGCTCCAGCTCAGCAGCCTGCCTCCTGCCGCCGTCTCCTTCAAGACCTGGCATGTGCTGAATGATAGGGAGCGTCTGAGCTGTGCCCAGGGGGCCTTCCTGGCCTTGACCCAGCACCTCCAGCTCGTGGGGGATGACCAGAGTGACCTGAACCCTGGCAGTCCCATCCTTCTGGCTCAGCTAGGGGCTGCAACACTCAGGGCCCAAGGCCTACTGGGCAACATGGCTGCCATCATGACTGCCCTGGGCCTGCCTATCCCCCCAGAAGAGGACACTCTCGGGCTTGTCCCCTTAGGGGCCTGGGCCTTCGAGAGGAAATGTCGAGGTTATGTAGTAACCCAGGAATATGGCCATTGGACTGACCGAGCTGTGAGGGACTTGGCTCTGCTCAAGGCCAAATACCCTGGGTAG